Part of the Streptomyces sp. NBC_00457 genome, CGCCGGCCGACCGCCGCCTTCAGCCACGTCGCAAGCCCCGCCAGGTGCGCGCCGAGCTCACCCGCGAGCGCATCCTCACCGCCGCTGCTCACGTTTTCTCCGAGTTCGGCTACGCCGCCGGCACCACCAACCGCATCGCCGAACGCGCCCGCATCTCCATCGGCTCGCTGTACCAGTACTTCCCGAACAAGGACGCCATCCTTGCCGAGCTGATGGTGCGGCACCTCGACCGAGGCACGTGGACCGCGGCCGAGCAGCTCGATCTGTCTGCCGGAAGCCTGGGGGAAACGGTGCGGGCACTGGTCCGCGACGCGATCGACAACCACCGCGACGATCCGCAGCTGCTGCGGATCATGCTCGAGGAGGCGCCGCTCTCGCAGGAAGTGCTCGACACGATCGACCGGCACGGCAAGAAGCGCGTCGGTCAGGTGCGCGACATCCTCGCCCGGCACCCGGATGTCCGCGTGCGGGACCTCGACACCGCGGCCGAGCTCATCGTGTTCACCGTGGAGACGAACACGCACAAGCTCATGGCCGACCCTCGGAGCATCCCGGTCGAGACGCTCGAGAACGAACTGGTGGACATGGTCACCCGCTATCTGCGCGGCGATCAGTAGCCGCTCACCAGCAACCCCGGAACCTCCGTCAGCCCGCCACCGACACCGACGGCTCGCCCGACTCGGTTCCGTCCGCCTCCATCTGTTCGGCCAGCTTCATGGCCTCTTCGATGAGGGTTTCCACGATCTTGGATTCCGGGACGGTCTTGATGACCTCGCCCTTGACGAAGATCTGGCCCTTGCCGTTGCCGGAGGCGACGCCGAGGTCGGCTTCGCGGGCCTCGCCGGGGCCGTTGACGACGCAGCCCATCACCGCTACTCGGAGGGGGACCTCCATGCCGGTGAGGCCCGCGGTGACTTCCTCGGCGAGCTTGTAGACGTCGACCTGGGCGCGGCCGCAGGACGGGCAGGAGACGATCTCGAGGCCGCGCTGCCTGAGGTTCAGGGACTCCAGGATCTGGTTGCCGACCTTGACCTCCTCCACGGGAGGCGCGGACAGCGAGACGCGGATCGTGTCGCCGATCCCCTGGGAGAGGAGGGCGCCGAAGGCCACCGCCGACTTGATCGTGCCCTGGAAGGCCGGGCCCGCCTCCGTCACACCGAGGTGGAGGGGGTAGTCGCACTGGGCGGCGAGCTGGCGGTACGCCTCGACCATGATCACCGGGTCGTTGTGCTTGACCGAGATCTTGATGTCCCGGAAGTCGTGCTCCTCGAAGAGGGACGCCTCCCAGAGGGCGGACTCCGCGAGCGCCTCGGGGGTTGCCTTGCCGTACTTCTGGAGCAGGCGGCGGTCCAGCGAGCCCGCGTTCACACCGATGCGGATCGGCGTGCCGTGGTCCTTGGCGGCCCGCGCGATCTCCTTGACCTTGTCGTCGAACTGCTTGATGTTGCCGGGGTTGACGCGGACCGCGGCGCAGCCCGCCTCGATGGCGGCGAAGACGTACTTCGGCTGGAAGTGGATGTCCGCGATCACCGGGATCTGCGACTTGCGGGCGATGGTCGCGAGGGCGTCGGCGTCGTCCTGCGTGGGGCAGGCGACGCGCACGATCTGGCAGCCGGACGCCGTGAGTTCGGCGATCTGCTGGAGCGTGGCGCCGATGTCCGACGTACGGGTCGTGGTCATCGACTGGACCGACACGGGAGCGTCTCCGCCGACCGCCACGGATCCGACCTGAATCTGCCGGCTCTTGCGGCGTTCGGCGAGCTTGGTCGGAACGGACGGCATACCGAGAGAAATCGCAGTCATCTGCTGTGCAACCCCAAGTCGTGGATCAAGTCCGGGTCCCGTCGAGGGCGGGCTCCAGGCTTCGAGATTACGGCACCTGCCTGGGCCCGGGCACATCGCGCTCGTAAACCCACTCGATGGAGAGCGGCCCGACACAGATCGTGTCGGGCCGCCACAAACTCCGTATGACTAGGAGATTCTCACCGGGTTAACCACGTCCGCCACCAGCACGAGCAGCGTGAAGCAGATGAAGATCCCGGCCACCACATAGGCCACCGGCATCAGCTTCGCCACATCGAACGGACCGGGGTCGGGGCGGCGCAGCACCTTCGCCAGGTTGCGGCGCAGGGACTCCCACAGGGCGCCCGCGATATGGCCGCCGTCCAGCGGCAGCAGCGGGAGCATGTTGAAGAGGAACAGGGAGAGGTTGAAGCCCGCGACCAGCATCAACGCCATGGCCAGCTGCTGCGTCGGCGGGATGTCGAGGGTGAAGATCTCGCCGCCGACGCGGGCCGCGCCCACCACGCCCATCGGGGAGTCCGCCTCGCGCTCGCCGTCACCGAACGCCGCGTCCCACAGGGCGGGCACCTTGCTGGGGATGGCGGCGAGGGAGTCGACGGCGTCGCCGACCCGCTCTCCCATCCAGGTCACGGAGGACCCGAAGTCCTGTTTGACGATGCCGGTGGCGGCGCTGAAGCCGAGGAAGCCCGCCGAGACGAACTCGCCCTGGACGATCTGGCCGCTGGAGTCCTTCTTGGCGACCTGGTTGGCGACGATCTTCGCCTGCAGGGTGACTTCCTCGCCGTCGCGGTCGACGACGATCGGGACGTCCTTGCCGGGGTTGGCGCGGATGAGGTCGGAGAGCTTGTTCCAGTCGTCGGTGCGTACGCCGTCGAAGGAGACGATCTTGTCGCCCGCCTTCAGGCCCGCGGCCGCGGCCGGGGAGGGGGCGTCGGACTTCTCACAGGTGTCGCGGTTCTCGGTCTGTGCGATGACGCACTGGGAGACCGAGCTGACGGTGGTGGTCTGCTGGGAGATGCCGAAGCCCATCAGGACGGTGAGGAACAGCGCCACCGCCAGGATCAGGTTCATGAACGGGCCCGCGAACATCACGATGACCCGCTTCCACGGCTTGCGCGTGTAGAAGAGGCGGGTCTCGTCGCCGGGCCGCAGTTCCTCGAAGGCCGCCGATCGGGCGTCCTCGATCATGCCGCGCCACGGTGAGGTGGAGCGGGCTTCGAGGCGGCCGTCGGGGCCGGGTGGGAACATGCCGATCATGCGGATGTAGCCGCCGAACGGGATGGCCTTGATGCCGTACTCGGTCTCGCCCTTCTTGCGCGAGAAGATCGTCGGGCCGAAGCCGACCATGTACTGCGGCACGCGGATGCCGAAGAGCTTGGCCGTGGACAGGTGCCCCAGCTCGTGCCACGCGATCGAGACCAGGAGTCCGAACGCGAAGACCACTATGCCGAGGATGAACATCAAGGTCGTCATGCACGGGCCTCCGCCGTCTGTGCCGCCAGTTCGCTCGCCCGGGTCCGCGCCCAGGTCTCCGCCTCGAGGACGTCCGCGACGGTGAGTGAAGTTCCCGTACGCGGTGTGCCGTGTTCCTCGACCACGCGCGTCACAGTCTCCATGATCCCGTTGAACGGCAGTGCGCCGGCCCGGAAGGCCTCCACGCACTCCTCGTTGGCGGCATTGAACACCGCCGGGGCCGTGCCCGCGAGCTGTCCCACATGCCGGGCGAGCCCGACCGACGGAAACGCGTCGGTGTCGAGCGGGAAGAACTCCCAGGTGGACGCCTTGCTCCAGTCGAACGTGGGCGCGGCGTCGGGGACGCGTTCCGGCCAGCCGAGGCCGATGGCGATGGGCCCGCGCATGTCGGGGGGCGTCGCCTGGGCGATCGTGGATCCGTCGGTGAACTCAACCATCGAGTGGACATACGACTGGGGATGCACGACCACCTCAATGCGGTCGAAGGGAATGTCGTAGAGGAGGTGTGCCTCGATGACTTCCAGCCCTTTGTTGACCAGGGTCGCGGAGTTGATCGTGATCACCGGGCCCATCGCCCAGGTGGGGTGGGCGAGGGCGTCCGCGACGGTCACCCGGTCCAGGTCCGCCTTCGTACGTCCGCGGAAGGGGCCGCCGGACGCCGTGACGACCAGCTTCCGTACGTCGGCCCGCGAACCGGACGCCAGCGCCTGGAACAGCGCCGCGTGCTCGGAGTCGACCGGGATGATCTGGCCGGGCTTGGCGACCGCCTTGACCAGCGGACCGCCCACGATGAGCGACTCCTTGTTGGCGAGCGCGAGGGTGCGGCCCGCCTCCAGGGCGGCGAGGGTCGGGGCGAGGCCGATCGAGCCGGTGATGCCGTTCAGCACGGTGTGGCAGTCGGCGGCGGCGAGCTGGGTGGCCGCGTCCGGTCCGGCGAGGATCTCGGGAAGCGGCTCCCCCGCGCCGTACTGGGCGGCAAGGGCCTCGCGCAGCGCCGGTACGACGTCCTCGCGGGCGACTGCGACGGTGCGGACGCGCAGCCGGTGCGCCTGCTCGGCGAGGAGGGCGACCCGTCCGCCGGCGGCGGAGAGTCCGGTGACCCGGAACCGGTCCGGGTTGCGCAGGACGAGGTCGATGGCCTGCGTGCCGATCGACCCGGTGGAGCCGAGGATGACCACGTCCTTCGGACCGTCGCCCGACACCGGGTCGTAGACGAGGTGCGGATCGGCCAGGGCGCGGGCCGGAAGCCCCGTCGTCCGCCCGGAGGGCGGGCCCTGCGGCGTCAGGTGCGTGCTCTCGGCGTGCCGGGCGTCGGCCCACGTACTGGATGTACTTGGGTCGGCGCCCGGTGCGGCGAGTGGGGGTCCCCCCGGCCGAAGGCTGGGGGAGCGTGCATGGCGTCGCAGGGCAGACGGGGCTTCCGGCCCGTGTCCTGGGGGGGCTGGGCTGTCGCTCATTCCTCCATTGTGGCCGCATCCACGGTCATCAAGGACAACTTCCCCCCTTGTGAAGCTCTCGTGAAGGTCATGTGATAACTCTTCTGTTCTGGCTGGCAGACGACCCGGCCATCGCAAGACATCCAGGGGGGATCTCTCCATGCGCATACGCGCCGCTTTCGCCGTGCCCGCACTCGCGGGTGCTCTCGCCCTCACCGGCACCGTGCTCAGCACTCCGGCCCAGGCCGCCGGGGGCGTGGTCATCCGCCACGTCTGGTTCGACAGCCCGGGCTCGGACACCGGCTCCAACCTCAGCCTCAACGGCGAGTGGGTGGAGATCAAGAACACCAGTGGTGCGGCGATCTCGCTGAAGGGCTGGATCCTCAAGGACAAGGCCAACCACCGGTACGTCTTTCCCAACGTGAAGATCGCGAAGGGCAAGACGATGAAGGTGAAGACCGGCATCGGCAGGGACACCACGGTGAACAAGTACCAGGACCGCAGCTGGTACGTCTGGAACAACACCAGCGACACGGCGACTCTGACCAAGGCGAACGGCGCCAAGGTCGACGCCTGCTCCTGGACGACGGCCAACCCCAGCGACAAGTGGTGCTAGCTCCGCTGGGAGGCCGTGTGTCATCTGCGGGTCCGTCGTGGCGGTCGCGCCCACGCGGCGGAGCCGCATATCGAAACAGCCCCGCGCCCCTTCGGGGCGCGATGCTCACCTGATGGGTCGGTGCACGTTCTCCTTCTGTGAGGGTCCGGGGGTCGCGTCCGCGATCCACGGGCCCTCGCCCGAGGGGTCGACGATGCCTTCCTCGAGCCAGGTGTAGGCGCCGCCGAGGACTCCCTTGACGACCTTGCGGTCCAGGTCGTCGGTGTTGGTCCACAGGCGGCCGAAGAGTTCGTCGATCCGGATGCGGGCCTGGCGGCAGAAGACGTCGGCGAGTTGGTAGGCCTCGCGGCCGTGATCGCCCTTGCTGCGCAGGAGTTCGGCCCGGACGCAGGCCGCGCTCATCGCGAACAGCTCCGCGCCGATGTCGACGATCCGGCCCAGGAAGCCCTGCTTGGTCTCCATCCGGCCCTGCCAGCGGGACATGGCGTAGAAGGTGGAGCGGGCGAGCTTGCGCGAGGTCCGCTCGATGTACCGAAGGTGCGGCGAGAGGTCGACGCCGCGGTTGAACTCGGCGTACGCACGCGGGTTCTGGCCCGGTCCCGCGACCAGCTTCGGCAGCCACTTGGCGTAGAAGACACCGGCGTTCCCGGCCGCCTTCGCCTTGTCCTGGAGGGACTTGTCGGGGTCGATCAGATCGCCGGCGACCGACAGATGGGCGTCGACCGCCTCGCGGGCGATCAGCAGGTGCATGATCTCGGTCGAGCCCTCGAAGATCCGGTTGATGCGCAGATCGCGCAGGACCTGTTCGGCGGGGACCGCGCGTTCGCCGCGGGCGGCGAGCGACGCGGCCGTCTCGAAGCCCCGGCCGCCACGGATCTGGACGAGTTCGTCGGCGACGAGCCAGGCCTGCTCGGAGGCGAAGAGCTTGGCCAGCGCGCCCTCGATACGGATGTCGTTGCGGTCCTCGTCGGCCATCTGCGACGACAGGTCGAGCACCGCCTCCATGGCGAAGGTCGTCGCCGCGATGAAGCTGATCTTCGACCCGACCGCTTCGTGGTGCGCGATCGGCTTGCCCCACTGCTCACGGGCGGCCGACCACTCGCGGGCGATCTTCAGGCACCACTTGCCGGCCGCGACGCAGGACGCGGGGAGCGAGAGGCGGCCGGTGTTCAACGTCGTGAGCGCGATTTTCAGGCCCGCGCCCTCGGGGCCGATGCGGTGGGCGGCGGGGACCCGGACCTGGTGGAAGCGGGTGACGCCGTTCTCGATGCCCCGCAGTCCCATGAAGGCGTTGCGGTTCTCGACCGTGACGCCGGGCGAGTTGGTCTCCACGACGAAGGCGGTGATGCCTCCCTTGTGGCCCTCGCTCTTCGGCACCCGGGCCATCACCACGAGCAGGTCGGCGACGACGCCGTTGGTGGTCCACAGCTTGACGCCGTCGAGGACGTACTCTCCCCCACTCTCGAATTCGCTCGAGCGGGAGGTGCCCCCATCGTCGGGGATCGCGCTGGTCGCGAGCCGTGCCGGGTCGGAACCGACGTCCGGCTCGGTGAGGAGGAACGCGCTGATGTCCGTGCGGGCGCAGCGCGGCAGGAACCGCTCCTTCTGCTCCTGCGTGCCGAACAGTTTCAGCGGCTGCGGTACGCCGATCGACTGATGCGCCGACAGCAGCACCCCGATCGCCGGTGAGGCCGAGCCCGCCAAGGCCAGCGCCTTGTTGTAGTACACCTGGGTGAGGCCGAGCCCGCCGTACTTGGTGTCGATCTTCATGCCGAGGGCGCCGAGCTCCTTGAGCCCGTCGATGACCTCGTCGGGGATTTGGGCCTCGCGCTCGATCAGGGCCGCGTCCACCTTGGTCTCGCAGAAGTCGCGCAGCTTGGCCAGGAACTCCTCGCCACGCTGCACGTCCTCGGCCGGCGGGGTGGGGTGCGGGTGGACCAGGTCGAGCCGGAAGCGGCCCAGGAACAGTTCCTTGGCGAAGCTGGGCTTGCGCCAGTCCTGTTCCCGGGCGGCCTCGGCCACCTGGCGTGCCTCGCGCTCAGTGACTGAGGGCTTGGTGGGTGCTGCGGACATGAGGCTCACCTCGCCGCGAATAGGGATCTTGGGGCCGCACGTTACTGACTGGTGCTACTGGATCGTTAGTACCCGATACGGGACGACCCCACCACCCCTCGCGCAGTTGGGGCTGTCCGCCGGACCGGCTCCTGCGCCCCCGTTCCATGGCCCCCCACGGCCGGTCATAGTAGGCAGGAAGCCGCACCTCGGGGAGGCCGTTCCGGGACGAACCGGCCCAGCCGCGGCCCTGTCCCGCAAGGCTGCGTCGAAGCGCTTCGACAACCTATGGACACCCACTCCCGGTAGGGCTACTGTCGAACCACCCCCACCCGCCCTTATTCACACTGCGCACTGTCGAAGCGCTTCACACCACTGGGAGAGCTGGATGGTCACCCTCGCCGAGGTCGCTCAGCACGCCGGAGTCTCGGCGAGCACGGTGAGCTATGTCCTCAGTGGCAAGCGGTCCATCTCCACGACCACCCGGCAGCGGGTCGAGCAGAGCATCCGCGATCTCGGCTACCACCCGAACGCGGGCGCCCGCGCCCTGGCCAGCAGCAGGTCGAACATCATCGCGCTGATGGTCCCACTGCGCACGGACATGTACGTACCGGTGATGATGGAGATCGCCATCGCGGTCGCCACCACGGCCCGGACGCACGGATACGACGTCCTGCTGCTCACCGGCGAGGAGGGCCCGGACGCCGTCCGCCGGGTCACCGGCAGCGGGCTCGCCGACGGGATGATCCTGATGGACGTCGAACTCGACGACGAGCGGCTGCCGTTGCTGCGCGGCACCGACCAGCCGTCCGTGCTGATCGGACTGCCCGCCGACACCACCGGACTGACCTGCGTCGACCTGGACTTCAGGGCGACGGGCGCCCTGTGCCTGGAACATCTGGCGATGCTGGGGCACCGCGACATCGCTGTCATCGGCGAGGCCCCCGCGGTCTACGAACGGCACACCGGCTTCGCCGAGCGCACCCTCGACGGACTCCGCGGCCGCTCCCAGGAGTTGGGCGTACGACTGCTGCACCGCCCCTGCGACGGCGGATACGACGCGATGGCCGTGACCCTCGCCCGCATCCTCGACGAGCGCCCCGGCACCACGGGGTTCGTCGTACAGAACGAGTCGGCGGTCGAACCGCTCCTCGGGCTGCTGCGCCAGCAGGGCCGTGCCATCCCCGAGGACGTGTCGGTGGTCGCCATCTGCCCCGACCAGGTCGCCACCCAGGCCTCGGTGCGGCTCACCTCGGTCGCCATCCCCGCCCAGGAGATGGGCCGGCACGCGGTGGAGCACCTGGTCG contains:
- a CDS encoding LacI family DNA-binding transcriptional regulator translates to MVTLAEVAQHAGVSASTVSYVLSGKRSISTTTRQRVEQSIRDLGYHPNAGARALASSRSNIIALMVPLRTDMYVPVMMEIAIAVATTARTHGYDVLLLTGEEGPDAVRRVTGSGLADGMILMDVELDDERLPLLRGTDQPSVLIGLPADTTGLTCVDLDFRATGALCLEHLAMLGHRDIAVIGEAPAVYERHTGFAERTLDGLRGRSQELGVRLLHRPCDGGYDAMAVTLARILDERPGTTGFVVQNESAVEPLLGLLRQQGRAIPEDVSVVAICPDQVATQASVRLTSVAIPAQEMGRHAVEHLVAKLEGRGSDEVLLIAPELTVRASTGPAPAPAAS
- the ispG gene encoding flavodoxin-dependent (E)-4-hydroxy-3-methylbut-2-enyl-diphosphate synthase — translated: MTAISLGMPSVPTKLAERRKSRQIQVGSVAVGGDAPVSVQSMTTTRTSDIGATLQQIAELTASGCQIVRVACPTQDDADALATIARKSQIPVIADIHFQPKYVFAAIEAGCAAVRVNPGNIKQFDDKVKEIARAAKDHGTPIRIGVNAGSLDRRLLQKYGKATPEALAESALWEASLFEEHDFRDIKISVKHNDPVIMVEAYRQLAAQCDYPLHLGVTEAGPAFQGTIKSAVAFGALLSQGIGDTIRVSLSAPPVEEVKVGNQILESLNLRQRGLEIVSCPSCGRAQVDVYKLAEEVTAGLTGMEVPLRVAVMGCVVNGPGEAREADLGVASGNGKGQIFVKGEVIKTVPESKIVETLIEEAMKLAEQMEADGTESGEPSVSVAG
- a CDS encoding TetR/AcrR family transcriptional regulator, encoding MSPADRRLQPRRKPRQVRAELTRERILTAAAHVFSEFGYAAGTTNRIAERARISIGSLYQYFPNKDAILAELMVRHLDRGTWTAAEQLDLSAGSLGETVRALVRDAIDNHRDDPQLLRIMLEEAPLSQEVLDTIDRHGKKRVGQVRDILARHPDVRVRDLDTAAELIVFTVETNTHKLMADPRSIPVETLENELVDMVTRYLRGDQ
- the dxr gene encoding 1-deoxy-D-xylulose-5-phosphate reductoisomerase — protein: MSGDGPKDVVILGSTGSIGTQAIDLVLRNPDRFRVTGLSAAGGRVALLAEQAHRLRVRTVAVAREDVVPALREALAAQYGAGEPLPEILAGPDAATQLAAADCHTVLNGITGSIGLAPTLAALEAGRTLALANKESLIVGGPLVKAVAKPGQIIPVDSEHAALFQALASGSRADVRKLVVTASGGPFRGRTKADLDRVTVADALAHPTWAMGPVITINSATLVNKGLEVIEAHLLYDIPFDRIEVVVHPQSYVHSMVEFTDGSTIAQATPPDMRGPIAIGLGWPERVPDAAPTFDWSKASTWEFFPLDTDAFPSVGLARHVGQLAGTAPAVFNAANEECVEAFRAGALPFNGIMETVTRVVEEHGTPRTGTSLTVADVLEAETWARTRASELAAQTAEARA
- a CDS encoding M50 family metallopeptidase, whose protein sequence is MFILGIVVFAFGLLVSIAWHELGHLSTAKLFGIRVPQYMVGFGPTIFSRKKGETEYGIKAIPFGGYIRMIGMFPPGPDGRLEARSTSPWRGMIEDARSAAFEELRPGDETRLFYTRKPWKRVIVMFAGPFMNLILAVALFLTVLMGFGISQQTTTVSSVSQCVIAQTENRDTCEKSDAPSPAAAAGLKAGDKIVSFDGVRTDDWNKLSDLIRANPGKDVPIVVDRDGEEVTLQAKIVANQVAKKDSSGQIVQGEFVSAGFLGFSAATGIVKQDFGSSVTWMGERVGDAVDSLAAIPSKVPALWDAAFGDGEREADSPMGVVGAARVGGEIFTLDIPPTQQLAMALMLVAGFNLSLFLFNMLPLLPLDGGHIAGALWESLRRNLAKVLRRPDPGPFDVAKLMPVAYVVAGIFICFTLLVLVADVVNPVRIS
- a CDS encoding acyl-CoA dehydrogenase family protein; the protein is MSAAPTKPSVTEREARQVAEAAREQDWRKPSFAKELFLGRFRLDLVHPHPTPPAEDVQRGEEFLAKLRDFCETKVDAALIEREAQIPDEVIDGLKELGALGMKIDTKYGGLGLTQVYYNKALALAGSASPAIGVLLSAHQSIGVPQPLKLFGTQEQKERFLPRCARTDISAFLLTEPDVGSDPARLATSAIPDDGGTSRSSEFESGGEYVLDGVKLWTTNGVVADLLVVMARVPKSEGHKGGITAFVVETNSPGVTVENRNAFMGLRGIENGVTRFHQVRVPAAHRIGPEGAGLKIALTTLNTGRLSLPASCVAAGKWCLKIAREWSAAREQWGKPIAHHEAVGSKISFIAATTFAMEAVLDLSSQMADEDRNDIRIEGALAKLFASEQAWLVADELVQIRGGRGFETAASLAARGERAVPAEQVLRDLRINRIFEGSTEIMHLLIAREAVDAHLSVAGDLIDPDKSLQDKAKAAGNAGVFYAKWLPKLVAGPGQNPRAYAEFNRGVDLSPHLRYIERTSRKLARSTFYAMSRWQGRMETKQGFLGRIVDIGAELFAMSAACVRAELLRSKGDHGREAYQLADVFCRQARIRIDELFGRLWTNTDDLDRKVVKGVLGGAYTWLEEGIVDPSGEGPWIADATPGPSQKENVHRPIR
- a CDS encoding lamin tail domain-containing protein — encoded protein: MRIRAAFAVPALAGALALTGTVLSTPAQAAGGVVIRHVWFDSPGSDTGSNLSLNGEWVEIKNTSGAAISLKGWILKDKANHRYVFPNVKIAKGKTMKVKTGIGRDTTVNKYQDRSWYVWNNTSDTATLTKANGAKVDACSWTTANPSDKWC